From the Quercus lobata isolate SW786 chromosome 6, ValleyOak3.0 Primary Assembly, whole genome shotgun sequence genome, one window contains:
- the LOC115994245 gene encoding perakine reductase-like, producing MEEEMQIPRVKLGSQGLEVSRLGYGCAGLSYNSTHSNEVGCSVLKEVFNRGITFFDTSDLYGNNHDNEIMVGKALKQLPREKVQVATKFGIIRLEDGKYGVKGTPDYVRECCEASLKRLDINYIDLYYQHRVDLSVPIEDTIGELKKLVEEGKIKYIGLSEASVDTIRRAHAIQPITALQMEYSLWTCEIEDEIIPLCRELGIGLVAYSPLGRGFFGGKAVVESLPTGSRLAMHPRFSGENLEKNKLLYARFATLAAKHACSPPQLALAWLLHQGDDIIPIPGTTNIKNLDNNIGSLAVKLTQEDLKEICDAMPISEVAGERNTAAISKYAWEVANTPSK from the exons ATGGAGGAAGAGATGCAAATCCCAAGAGTCAAACTTGGCAGTCAGGGGTTGGAG GTTTCTAGATTAGGCTATGGATGCGCCGGACTATCATACAACTCTACTCACTCTAATGAAGTTGGTTGTTCAGTTCTTAAGGAAGTATTCAATAGGGGTATCACCTTCTTTGACACATCAGATCTCTATGGAAATAATCATGATAATGAAATCATGGTTGGCAAG GCTTTAAAACAGCTTCCTAGGGAAAAAGTTCAAGTGGCTACAAAATTTGGCATTATCAGATTAGAGGATGGTAAATACGGGGTAAAGGGAACCCCTGATTATGTAAGGGAATGCTGTGAAGCTAGTCTTAAGAGGCTTGACATCAACTACATTGATCTTTACTATCAGCACCGTGTTGACCTCTCAGTGCCCATTGAGGATACT ATTGGGGAGCTCAAGAAGCTAGTGGAAGAAGGAAAGATAAAATACATTGGCTTATCAGAGGCCAGTGTAGACACAATAAGGAGAGCCCATGCAATTCAGCCCATCACTGCCTTACAAATGGAATATTCTTTGTGGACCTGTGAAATTGAAGATGAGATAATTCCACTTTGCCG GGAGCTTGGTATTGGTTTAGTGGCATATAGCCCTCTTGGTCGAGGGTTCTTTGGTGGGAAGGCAGTTGTTGAGAGCTTGCCTACCGGTAGTAGGTTG GCTATGCACCCAAGGTTCTCAGGGGAGAATTTAGAAAAGAACAAACTTCTATATGCCCGATTTGCCACCTTGGCTGCAAAGCATGCCTGCTCTCCCCCTCAGCTAGCTCTGGCTTGGCTTCTCCATCAGGGAGATGATATAATCCCAATCCCTG GGACAACCAAcataaaaaatcttgataacAACATTGGATCCTTGGCAGTGAAGCTTACACAAGaggatttgaaagaaatttGTGATGCTATGCCCATCAGTGAAGTGGCTGGTGAAAGAAATACAGCTGCAATATCTAAATATGCCTGGGAGGTTGCAAATACCCCATCAAAGTAA
- the LOC115994932 gene encoding early light-induced protein, chloroplastic-like isoform X2 translates to MAASSAMQSILARPPLNRVVSNRSTNRVNQFLIPTSYVPHLPRYASSMRVRCMAEEDQQEQPKPVTTSTSPPQPQQTPRPAPKVSTKFSDILAFGGPAPERINGRLAMIGFVAALAMELSNGQNVFEQISNGGIPWFLGTSIVLSFASLIPLFQGVSVESKSKGLMTSDAEMWNGRFAMLGLVALAFTEYVKGGTLI, encoded by the exons ATGGCAGCCTCATCTGCAATGCAATCCATCTTAGCCAGACCACCTTTGAATCGTGTAGTTTCAAACAGATCTACTAATAGGGTGAACCAGTTTCTAATTCCCACTAGTTACGTGCCACATTTGCCCAGATATGCTAGTAGTATGCGAGTCCGTTGCATGGCAGAG GAGGACCAGCAGGAGCAGCCAAAGCCTGTAACAACTTCAACTTCACCACCTCAGCCCCAACAAACCCCTCGTCCTGCACCCAAG GTGAGCACAAAGTTCTCCGACATATTGGCATTCGGTGGGCCTGCACCGGAGAGGATCAACGGTAGGCTAGCAATGATTGGCTTTGTTGCTGCATTGGCAATGGAGTTATCCAATggccaaaatgtgtttgaacAGATATCCAATGGTGGGATCCCATGGTTCTTAGGAACTAGCATTGTGCTCTCTTTTGCATCTCTAATTCCTTTGTTCCAAGGAGTTAGTGTGGAGTCTAAGTCAAAGGGGTTGATGACCTCAGATGCTGAGATGTGGAATGGAAGGTTTGCCATGTTGGGTTTGGTTGCACTAGCCTTCACCGAGTATGTTAAGGGTGGAACCCTTATTTAG
- the LOC115994932 gene encoding early light-induced protein, chloroplastic-like isoform X1: MAASSAMQSILARPPLNRVVSNRSTNRVNQFLIPTSYVPHLPRYASSMRVRCMAEEDQQEQPKPVTTSTSPPQPQQTPRPAPKQVSTKFSDILAFGGPAPERINGRLAMIGFVAALAMELSNGQNVFEQISNGGIPWFLGTSIVLSFASLIPLFQGVSVESKSKGLMTSDAEMWNGRFAMLGLVALAFTEYVKGGTLI, translated from the exons ATGGCAGCCTCATCTGCAATGCAATCCATCTTAGCCAGACCACCTTTGAATCGTGTAGTTTCAAACAGATCTACTAATAGGGTGAACCAGTTTCTAATTCCCACTAGTTACGTGCCACATTTGCCCAGATATGCTAGTAGTATGCGAGTCCGTTGCATGGCAGAG GAGGACCAGCAGGAGCAGCCAAAGCCTGTAACAACTTCAACTTCACCACCTCAGCCCCAACAAACCCCTCGTCCTGCACCCAAG CAGGTGAGCACAAAGTTCTCCGACATATTGGCATTCGGTGGGCCTGCACCGGAGAGGATCAACGGTAGGCTAGCAATGATTGGCTTTGTTGCTGCATTGGCAATGGAGTTATCCAATggccaaaatgtgtttgaacAGATATCCAATGGTGGGATCCCATGGTTCTTAGGAACTAGCATTGTGCTCTCTTTTGCATCTCTAATTCCTTTGTTCCAAGGAGTTAGTGTGGAGTCTAAGTCAAAGGGGTTGATGACCTCAGATGCTGAGATGTGGAATGGAAGGTTTGCCATGTTGGGTTTGGTTGCACTAGCCTTCACCGAGTATGTTAAGGGTGGAACCCTTATTTAG
- the LOC115994595 gene encoding early light-induced protein 1, chloroplastic-like, which produces MPFSGPAPKRINDKLAIIGFVAAIVVELSNGQDVFVQISNGGIPWFLGTSIVLTLASLIPLFKGISMESKSDGLITSNAEMWNGRFAMLGLVTLAFTEYVKGGTLI; this is translated from the exons ATGC CATTCAGTGGGCCTGCACCGAAGAGAATCAACGACAAGCTAGCAATAATTGGCTTTGTTGCTGCAATAGTAGTGGAGTTATCCAATGGCCAAGATGTGTTTGTCCAGATATCCAATGGTGGGATCCCTTGGTTCTTAGGAACTAGCATTGTACTCACTCTTGCATCTCTAATTCCGCTGTTTAAAGGAATAAGCATGGAGTCCAAGTCAGATGGGTTAATCACCTCAAATGCTGAGATGTGGAATGGGAGGTTTGCCATGTTGGGTTTGGTTACACTAGCCTTTACAGAGTATGTCAAGGGTGGAACCCTTATTTAG
- the LOC115994839 gene encoding dymeclin, which translates to MGAVPSTPRGSGSSERPPDTAEYLIGTFVAEKSFPISSDFWNKLLQLPLNLHWPSHRVNHACQLFAQNNSYTRHLAKILIHLSWCLQECISTSDASNDVYDKAVNAIYISSVFLKYLIENAKEGNLEELYLSLDENEPIPKDFVLDENIENLVMHSMLSFISSVDVSSKTYLLHLELLNFMLIAMSTQLLCGPSPGPKDVNPFIDAAMVQESSLVSLVVRKLLLNYITRPGVPLGSASYSIFSEGSQPSVLQRVGSAAANIVLLPFSYLVSSSGGGSRSPLSDCSLLVLLVLIHFHKCVVNNESMTDRSIDNATSDSLLKENTYFSDNPYCKALQNATDFEFDRIDVEGNAHSGPLVRLPFAALFDTLGMCLADESAVLLLYSLLQGNSNFLEYVLVRTDLDTLLMPILEALYNAPRRSANQIYMLLIILLILSQDSSFNASIHKMILPGVPWYKERLLHQTSLGSLMVIILIRTVQYNLSKLRDVYLHTTCLATLANMAPHVHRLSAYASQRLVSLFFMLSRKYNKLAELRENKVQLAKSNSIEGNSLSDDVSTELHIYTDFLRLVLEILNAILSYALPRNPEVVYAIMHRQEVFQPFKNHPRFNELLENIYTVLDFFNSRMDAQRMDGEWSVEKVLQVIIINCRSWRGDGLKMFTQLRFTYEQESHPEEFFIPYVWQLVLSRCGFSFNSGAINLFPIDPPVEKQDTDGGVTHKHHNGDLNMHGLLLDP; encoded by the exons ATGGGGGCCGTGCCGTCAACACCTCGCGGCAGCGGTAGCAGCGAGCGTCCGCCAGACACGGCGGAGTACCTCATCGGAACCTTCGTCGCCGAGAAATCCTTCCCTATCTCCTCCGATTTCTGGAACAAACTCCTCCAGCTCCCTCTCAATCTTCACTGGCCCTCTCACCGTGTCAACCACGCTTGCCAACTCTTCG CACAAAACAATTCATACACAAGGCATCTTGCAAAGATTTTGATCCACCTCTCATGGTGTTTACAAGAGTGTATATCGACATCTGATGCTTCCAATGATGTATATGACAAGGCTGTGAATGCCATCTACATCTCCTCGGTTTTCTTAAAATACTTAATCGAAAATGCGAAAGAAGGCAACCTTGAGGAGTTGTATTTGTCTCTAGATGAAAACGAACCTATTCCAAAGGATTTTGTCCTAG ATGAAAACATTGAGAATCTGGTTATGCATAGTATGCTTAGCTTTATCAGCTCAGTGGATGTGAG TTCCAAGACTTACCTCCTACATTTGGAGCTGCTTAATTTCATGCTGATTGCAATGTCGACTCAGCTTCTTTGTGGGCCATCTCCAGGACCAAAAGATGTGAACCCATTCATTGATGCAGCAATGGTTCAG GAAAGCTCTTTGGTTAGTTTGGTTGTGCGGAAACTGCTGCTCAATTACATCACACGACCTGGTGTCCCCTTAGGAAGTGCATCTTATTCCATATTTTCTGAAGGAAGTCAACCTAGTGTTCTGCAAAGAGTTGGTTCTGCAGCTG CAAATATTGTCTTGTTGCCATTCAGTTATTTGGTCAGCTCAAGTGGTGGAGGCTCAAGAAGTCCACTGTCAGACTGCAGTCTCCTTGTGCTTCTTGTTCTCATTCATTTTCATAAATGTGTTGTGAACAATGAGTCCATGACAGATAGAAGTATTGATAATGCTACTTCAGATTCTCTTCTgaaagaaaatacatatttttctgACAACCCTTACTGCAAGGCCTTGCAAAATGCAACAGATTTTGAAT TTGACCGTATAGATGTTGAGGGGAATGCACATAGTGGTCCGCTTGTGAGGTTACCTTTTGCTGCTCTGTTCGATACTCTTGGCAT GTGCTTGGCTGATGAGTCTGCTGTCCTATTGCTTTATTCATTGCTGCAGGGAAACTCTAACTTTTTGGAGTATGTTTTGGTGCGAACTGATTTGGATACATTG TTGATGCCCATTTTGGAAGCTTTATATAATGCTCCTAGGAGGTCAGCTAATCAAATCTACATGTTGCTGATTATACTTCTGATACTAAGCCAGGATTCTTCCTTCAATGCAAGCATTCATAAGATG ATACTGCCTGGTGTTCCATGGTACAAAGAACGCCTCCTTCATCAGACATCCCTCGGTTCCCTGATGGTCATTATTCTCATAAGGACTGTGCAATATAATCTGTCTAAGTTACGG GATGTTTATCTCCACACAACTTGTTTGGCAACATTGGCAAACATGGCACCTCATGTCCACCGTTTAAGTGCATATGCATCACAGAGGCTGGTCAGCCTTTTCTTTATGCTCTCACGCAA GTATAACAAATTGGCAGAGCTAAGAGAGAACAAGGTGCAACTAGCCAAAAGCAACTCAATAGAAGGAAACAGTCTCTCAGACGATGTG TCAACTGAGTTGCATATATACACCGACTTCCTGAGACTtgttcttgaaattttaaatgCAATTCTGTCATATGCCTTGCCACGGAATCCTGAG GTTGTATATGCAATAATGCATAGGCAGGAGGTCTTTCAGCCATTCAAGAATCATCCACGCTTCAATGAACTGCTTGAAAACATTTATACT gtattagatttttttaatagtcGCATGGATGCCCAAAGAATGGATGGTGAATGGTCGGTAGAGAAAGTACTACAAGTCATTATTATTAACTGCCGATCTTGGCGGGGTGATGGGTTGAAG ATGTTTACGCAATTACGCTTCACTTATGAACAAGAGTCTCATCCTGAAGAGTTCTTTATTCCATATGTGTGGCAGCTAGTCTTATCCCGATG TGGATTCAGCTTCAATTCAGGAGCCATAAATTTGTTTCCAATTGATCCACCTGTAGAA AAACAAGACACGGATGGAGGGGTAACCCAtaagcaccacaatggtgacttGAACATGCATGGACTTCTCCTTGATCCATGA